One region of bacterium genomic DNA includes:
- a CDS encoding RnfABCDGE type electron transport complex subunit B, whose amino-acid sequence MNTLIGAVAGLGAIGLLFGLLLAIADEKLKIELNQLEEELLKALPGANCGACGYPGCSGYAHALTLGNLSPDKCIAGGNETAKKLAKILGVEVTAKERKTAYIKCQGGTGKASDVFIYDGFPDCQTAILVSGGHKACQYGCLGFGTCARVCPFNAIKMNPETCLPEIDRNLCTSCGICVTECPKKIISLVPEKAKVEIRCSSFDKGVEVKKKCSIGCIACQICVKKCPQKAITVKDNLAVIDYTKCNNCMDCVPVCPTKSIYTPAENT is encoded by the coding sequence TTGAATACGTTGATTGGCGCTGTTGCAGGTTTGGGAGCGATCGGCCTTTTATTTGGCCTGCTTCTTGCCATAGCTGATGAGAAGTTGAAGATCGAACTCAATCAATTGGAGGAGGAACTTTTGAAGGCCCTGCCGGGGGCCAACTGCGGGGCATGCGGCTATCCCGGGTGTTCCGGATACGCGCACGCTCTGACGCTCGGTAATTTGTCCCCTGATAAATGTATTGCCGGCGGGAATGAAACGGCGAAAAAACTGGCAAAGATACTTGGTGTGGAAGTGACCGCGAAAGAAAGAAAGACAGCTTATATCAAATGCCAGGGCGGAACAGGCAAGGCATCGGATGTTTTTATCTATGACGGATTTCCCGACTGCCAGACCGCTATTCTGGTTTCTGGCGGCCACAAGGCATGTCAATATGGTTGCCTGGGTTTTGGGACCTGCGCGAGGGTATGCCCCTTTAACGCCATTAAAATGAACCCTGAAACATGCCTCCCGGAGATAGACAGAAATCTTTGTACTTCATGCGGGATATGCGTTACAGAATGCCCCAAAAAAATAATTTCATTGGTACCTGAAAAAGCTAAAGTTGAAATAAGATGTTCATCATTTGATAAAGGCGTGGAAGTTAAGAAAAAATGCAGTATTGGCTGTATCGCCTGCCAGATCTGCGTCAAAAAGTGCCCGCAAAAAGCGATTACGGTAAAAGATAATTTAGCTGTAATCGATTATACAAAATGCAACAATTGCATGGATTGTGTCCCCGTGTGCCCCACTAAATCGATTTATACACCCGCAGAAAATACTTGA